A segment of the Myxococcota bacterium genome:
GGCCGGCGACATCGCGAACAACATCGACGGCATCCGCCACAACGTGCCCAAGCCGCGCATGTACAGCGTGCTGCTCGTGCCCGAGGCGACCCAGCGCCTCGACACGCTGCGCCGCTTCCTGCAGGAGCTGGAGCGCGACCACGGCGCCACGGTGCTGGTCGCGCACGATCTCCTGGCCTTGCAAGCTTCCGGCATTCCCTCCTTATAGACTACGTTCGCCTGCGGCTCACTGCGCGCGGCTCCGCCGCTTGCACGCCTCGCTCAGGGCGGCCCTCGCTCGGCTCGCTGGTCCGGTAAGCTCGCGCGGATGTCGCCTGCCGTGTTGTTCGCCGTGGTCCTGGCGCAGACCTGCGGCGGAATCACGCCCATTCTCACCAAGCTCGCGCTCGTCGGGCTCGGGCCGTGGAGCATGGTGGCCGCGCGCCAGCTGATCGGCGTGGGCGTGCTGTTCGCGCTCTCGAAGCTCGTGCGCTCGAGTGACCCGGCGGCACTGCCGCGACGGCCCTTCTCGCGGCGCGACTGGCTGCTCTTGTTCACCGTGTCGTGGGCGGGGTTCGCGCTGCCGCAGGTTCTTCTGGCCCACGGCATCGCGCGCTCGAGCGGCACCAACGGCGCGCTGCTCTCGCCGCTCGAGCCGATCGGCATCCTGATCGGCGGGGCGGTGTTCTTGCGCGAGCGACTCACTTCCTGGCGGCTGCTCGCGGTGAGTCTGGGCACGGTGGGAGCGCTGTGCATCGTGGCCCAGGGCGGCGTGCGCCCGGAGCTCGGCGACCCGCTCGGCGACGCGCTGATTGCGGCGGGTCACCTCTCCTGGGCGATCTACACGCTGGCGGCCAAGCCGCTGCTCGAGCGCCATGATCCTGGCCGCGTGTCGCTCTGGGCGCTCGTGCTGTCGATCCCGCTCCTGCTCGTGCTGGCCGTGGGCGAGCCGATCGACCTGGGGCGCGCGCTGCCCGAGCTCGGCTGGCTCACGCTCCTCGCGCTGACCTCCAACG
Coding sequences within it:
- a CDS encoding DMT family transporter, whose amino-acid sequence is MSPAVLFAVVLAQTCGGITPILTKLALVGLGPWSMVAARQLIGVGVLFALSKLVRSSDPAALPRRPFSRRDWLLLFTVSWAGFALPQVLLAHGIARSSGTNGALLSPLEPIGILIGGAVFLRERLTSWRLLAVSLGTVGALCIVAQGGVRPELGDPLGDALIAAGHLSWAIYTLAAKPLLERHDPGRVSLWALVLSIPLLLVLAVGEPIDLGRALPELGWLTLLALTSNAIGPLAWNWALRSISAGTMAAFIFVQPLIGLLAARALLSEPVGPLALLGAGLILAGVTLEALRSAPESRAAAL